A section of the Pseudomonas sp. Q1-7 genome encodes:
- a CDS encoding ABC transporter permease subunit — protein MDGIILQQLINGLTLGAVYGLIAIGYTMVYGIIGMINFAHGEVYMISAYLAAITLAILAFFGLESFPLLILGTLLFTILVTGVYGFVIERIAYKPLRNSTRLAPLISAIGMSLILQNYVQLSQGARQQGVPTLLDGALKFHVGDGFVQLTYTKVFILIAAFIGMAALTYIIQRTKLGRMCRATQQDRKMASILGINTDRVISYVFVIGAAMAALAGVLITMNYGTFDFYAGFIIGIKAFTAAVLGGIGSLPGAMLGGIILGIAEAQFSGMVNTDYKDVFSFSLLVLILIFRPQGLLGRPHVAKV, from the coding sequence ATGGACGGTATTATCCTGCAACAACTGATCAACGGGCTGACCCTCGGGGCAGTCTACGGTCTGATCGCCATCGGCTACACCATGGTTTACGGCATCATCGGCATGATCAACTTCGCTCACGGCGAGGTGTACATGATCTCCGCCTACCTCGCCGCGATCACCCTGGCCATCCTGGCCTTCTTCGGACTCGAGTCCTTCCCGCTGCTGATCCTCGGCACCCTGCTGTTCACCATCCTGGTGACCGGCGTGTACGGTTTCGTGATCGAACGCATCGCCTACAAGCCGCTGCGCAACTCCACCCGCCTGGCACCCCTGATCTCCGCCATCGGCATGTCGCTGATCCTGCAGAACTATGTGCAGCTCAGCCAGGGCGCCCGCCAGCAGGGCGTGCCGACCCTGCTCGACGGCGCGTTGAAGTTCCACGTGGGTGACGGCTTCGTGCAACTGACCTACACCAAGGTGTTCATCCTGATCGCGGCCTTCATCGGCATGGCGGCGCTGACCTACATCATCCAGCGCACCAAGCTCGGCCGCATGTGCCGGGCCACCCAGCAGGATCGCAAGATGGCCTCGATCCTCGGCATCAACACCGACCGGGTGATCTCCTACGTGTTCGTCATCGGCGCCGCCATGGCCGCCCTGGCCGGCGTGCTGATCACCATGAACTACGGCACTTTCGACTTCTACGCGGGCTTCATCATCGGCATCAAGGCCTTCACCGCCGCGGTGCTCGGCGGCATCGGCTCGCTGCCCGGCGCCATGCTCGGCGGGATCATCCTCGGCATCGCCGAGGCGCAGTTCTCCGGGATGGTCAACACCGACTACAAGGACGTGTTCAGCTTCTCGCTGCTGGTGCTGATCCTGATCTTCCGTCCCCAGGGCCTGCTCGGCCGTCCGCACGTCGCCAAGGTGTAA
- a CDS encoding branched-chain amino acid ABC transporter substrate-binding protein, with protein sequence MSQKIFRKGFLALAVTAALGVSSVVQADVVIGVAGPHTGANASFGEQYWRGATQAAEDINAAGGVNGEKIKLVKADDACEPKQAVSVANRLVDQDKAIAVVGHFCSSSTIPASEVYDEAGIIAMTPGSTNPAVTERGLSGMFRMCGRDDQQGIVAGDYIVDVLKATKVAIIHDKDTYGQGLADATKAQLAKRGVKEVLYEGLTRGEKDFNALVTKIRAAGAEVVYFGGLHPEAGPLVRQMREQGLTAKFLSGDGIVTDELVTTAGGPQYTQGVLMTFGADPRKIEDGKAVIEKFRAGGFEPEGYTLYAYATLQALAAGFNGAGANDPAKASEWLKSHPVQTVMGKKEWDSKGDLKVSDYVIYEWDDKGKYAQQ encoded by the coding sequence ATGTCGCAGAAGATTTTCAGAAAAGGCTTTCTGGCTCTGGCGGTTACCGCCGCATTGGGCGTTTCTTCCGTTGTACAGGCAGATGTCGTCATCGGCGTAGCCGGGCCGCACACCGGCGCCAACGCCTCCTTCGGTGAACAATACTGGCGCGGCGCAACCCAGGCCGCCGAAGACATCAACGCCGCGGGCGGCGTCAACGGCGAGAAGATCAAACTGGTCAAGGCCGACGACGCTTGCGAACCCAAGCAGGCGGTATCCGTCGCCAACCGCCTGGTGGACCAGGACAAGGCCATCGCCGTGGTCGGGCACTTCTGCTCCTCCTCCACCATCCCGGCTTCCGAGGTCTACGACGAAGCGGGCATCATCGCCATGACTCCGGGCTCCACCAACCCGGCCGTGACCGAACGCGGCCTGTCCGGCATGTTCCGCATGTGCGGCCGTGACGACCAGCAGGGCATCGTCGCCGGCGACTACATCGTCGACGTGCTGAAGGCCACCAAGGTCGCCATCATCCACGACAAGGACACCTATGGTCAGGGCCTGGCCGACGCCACCAAGGCGCAACTGGCCAAGCGCGGCGTGAAGGAAGTCCTGTACGAAGGCCTGACCCGTGGCGAGAAAGACTTCAACGCCCTGGTCACCAAGATTCGCGCCGCTGGCGCCGAGGTCGTCTACTTCGGCGGCCTGCACCCGGAGGCCGGACCGCTGGTTCGCCAGATGCGCGAGCAGGGTCTGACCGCCAAGTTCCTCTCCGGCGATGGCATCGTCACCGACGAACTGGTCACCACCGCTGGCGGCCCGCAGTACACCCAGGGCGTGCTGATGACCTTCGGCGCCGACCCGCGCAAGATCGAGGACGGCAAGGCCGTGATCGAGAAGTTCCGCGCTGGCGGCTTCGAGCCGGAAGGCTACACCCTGTACGCCTACGCCACCCTGCAGGCCCTGGCTGCCGGCTTCAACGGTGCGGGCGCCAACGATCCGGCCAAGGCCTCCGAATGGCTCAAGAGCCATCCGGTACAGACCGTGATGGGCAAGAAGGAATGGGACTCCAAGGGCGACCTGAAAGTCTCCGACTACGTGATCTACGAGTGGGATGACAAGGGCAAGTACGCCCAGCAGTGA
- the amaA gene encoding L-pipecolate oxidase, producing MTLRQECLWEYLTPRPPESPVLRGEVRVDVCVIGAGFTGLSAALHLLEAGKRVCLLDAHSAGHGGSGRNVGLVNAGLWIPPDEIEAGLGRTVGERLNRTLGAAPSLVFSLVDRYGIDCQLRREGTLHMAHNERGQADLASRCEQWQRRGAPVELLSGAACREATGTDRIAAALLDRRAGTLNPMGYTRGLAAAVKHLGGQLFEHSRVERLERQGSDWCVVTEQGAAIAPQVVIASNAYTEGEWTELRRHFFPGYYYQVASTPLSGEAAARILPGGQGSWDTRQVLSSIRRDADGRLLLGSLGNGARKPAWFLRAWADRIQRHYFPYLGKLDWEFTWTGCIDFTPDHLMRLYEPAPGLLAFTGYNGRGVTTGTVVGKAFAEYLLSGDETVLPMPFQPMRAVAAVGLRSSLYEAGFSLYHAGQCLRVVI from the coding sequence ATGACCCTGCGCCAGGAGTGCCTCTGGGAGTATCTGACGCCACGACCGCCGGAAAGCCCCGTGCTACGCGGCGAAGTCAGGGTGGATGTGTGCGTGATCGGCGCCGGCTTCACCGGCCTTTCCGCTGCGCTGCACCTGTTGGAGGCGGGCAAGCGCGTCTGTCTGCTGGACGCCCACAGCGCCGGTCACGGCGGCTCCGGGCGCAACGTCGGGCTGGTCAACGCCGGCCTGTGGATTCCGCCAGACGAGATCGAGGCGGGCCTCGGCCGCACCGTCGGCGAGCGCCTCAACCGCACCCTGGGGGCCGCACCTTCGCTGGTGTTCTCCCTGGTGGACCGCTACGGCATCGATTGCCAGCTGCGCCGCGAAGGCACCCTGCACATGGCGCACAACGAACGCGGCCAGGCCGACCTCGCCAGCCGCTGCGAGCAGTGGCAGCGACGTGGCGCACCGGTGGAACTGCTGAGCGGCGCGGCCTGCCGCGAGGCTACAGGTACCGACCGGATCGCCGCCGCGCTGCTCGACCGCCGCGCCGGCACCCTCAACCCCATGGGCTACACCCGTGGCCTGGCCGCTGCGGTGAAACACCTCGGCGGCCAGTTGTTCGAGCACTCCAGGGTCGAGCGTCTCGAGCGCCAGGGCAGCGACTGGTGCGTGGTCACCGAACAGGGTGCGGCCATCGCACCGCAGGTGGTGATCGCCTCCAACGCCTACACCGAAGGCGAGTGGACCGAACTGCGCCGCCACTTCTTCCCCGGTTACTACTACCAGGTGGCCTCCACGCCGCTCTCGGGCGAGGCCGCTGCGCGCATCCTGCCGGGCGGCCAGGGCTCCTGGGATACCCGCCAGGTGCTCAGCAGCATCCGCCGCGACGCCGACGGCCGCCTGCTGCTCGGCAGTCTGGGCAATGGCGCGCGCAAGCCGGCCTGGTTCCTGCGCGCCTGGGCCGACCGCATCCAGCGCCATTACTTCCCCTACCTCGGCAAGCTGGACTGGGAATTCACCTGGACCGGCTGCATCGACTTCACCCCCGATCACCTGATGCGCCTTTATGAACCGGCGCCCGGCCTGCTGGCCTTCACCGGCTACAACGGTCGCGGGGTGACCACCGGCACCGTGGTGGGCAAGGCCTTCGCCGAGTACCTGCTCAGCGGTGACGAGACGGTGCTGCCGATGCCGTTCCAGCCCATGCGCGCGGTGGCGGCGGTGGGGTTGCGCAGTTCGCTCTACGAAGCCGGTTTCTCGCTGTACCACGCAGGCCAGTGCTTGCGCGTCGTGATCTAG
- the amaB gene encoding L-piperidine-6-carboxylate dehydrogenase, giving the protein MVAALLDRLGVDPSLYQQGDHAVHSPIDGGRIGTVRLEGPAEVEAKIARAAEAFQAWRKVPAPRRGELIRQYGEALRQYKAELGELVSWEAGKITQEGLGEVQEMIDICDFAVGLSRQLYGLTIASERPGHHMRETWHPLGVVGVISAFNFPVAVWSWNTALALVCGNPVVWKPSEKTPLTALACQALFERVAKNFSEAPAHLSQVVIGAREAGEALVDDPRVALVSATGSTRMGREVAPRVAARFARSVLELGGNNAMILAPSADLDLAVRAILFSAVGTAGQRCTTLRRLIAHESVKADIVARLKAAYAKIRIGHPLEGNLVGPLIDKQSFDGMQRALEQARAEGGTVFGGERQLAGQFPDAYYVSPAIVEMPSQSAVVRHETFAPILYVIGYQDFDDAIALNNAVPQGLSSCVFTTDVREAELFQSAVGSDCGIANVNIGPSGAEIGGAFGGEKETGGGRESGSDAWKAYMRRQTNTVNYSHELPLAQGITFD; this is encoded by the coding sequence ATGGTTGCCGCACTGCTCGATCGCCTCGGCGTCGATCCGTCTCTCTACCAGCAAGGCGATCACGCCGTTCATTCGCCCATCGACGGCGGCCGCATCGGCACCGTGCGCCTGGAAGGTCCGGCCGAGGTCGAAGCCAAGATCGCCCGCGCCGCAGAGGCCTTCCAGGCCTGGCGCAAGGTGCCGGCGCCGCGTCGCGGCGAACTGATCCGCCAGTACGGCGAAGCGTTGCGCCAATACAAGGCCGAGCTGGGTGAACTGGTGTCCTGGGAAGCCGGCAAGATCACCCAGGAAGGCCTGGGTGAAGTGCAGGAAATGATCGACATCTGCGACTTCGCCGTCGGCCTGTCGCGCCAGCTCTACGGCCTGACCATCGCCTCCGAGCGCCCGGGGCACCACATGCGTGAGACCTGGCATCCGCTGGGCGTGGTGGGGGTGATCAGCGCCTTCAACTTCCCGGTCGCCGTGTGGTCGTGGAACACCGCGCTGGCGCTGGTCTGCGGCAACCCGGTGGTGTGGAAGCCCTCGGAAAAGACCCCGCTCACCGCCCTGGCCTGCCAGGCCCTGTTCGAGCGCGTGGCGAAGAATTTCAGCGAGGCCCCGGCCCACCTCAGCCAGGTGGTGATCGGCGCCCGCGAAGCCGGCGAAGCGCTGGTGGACGACCCGCGCGTGGCCCTGGTCAGCGCCACCGGCAGCACCCGCATGGGCCGCGAAGTGGCGCCCCGCGTGGCGGCGCGCTTCGCCCGCAGCGTGCTGGAGCTGGGCGGCAACAACGCGATGATCCTCGCCCCCAGCGCCGACCTCGACCTGGCCGTGCGCGCCATTCTGTTCAGCGCCGTCGGCACCGCCGGCCAGCGCTGCACCACCCTGCGCCGGCTGATCGCCCATGAGTCGGTGAAGGCGGACATCGTCGCGCGCCTGAAGGCGGCCTACGCCAAAATACGCATCGGCCATCCGCTGGAAGGCAATTTGGTCGGCCCGCTGATCGACAAGCAGAGTTTCGACGGCATGCAGCGCGCCCTGGAACAGGCCCGTGCCGAGGGCGGCACGGTGTTCGGCGGCGAGCGCCAACTGGCCGGGCAGTTCCCCGACGCCTACTACGTGTCCCCGGCCATCGTGGAGATGCCCAGCCAGAGTGCCGTGGTTCGTCATGAAACCTTCGCGCCGATCCTCTATGTGATCGGCTACCAGGACTTCGACGATGCCATCGCCCTCAATAACGCCGTCCCCCAGGGCCTGTCGTCCTGCGTGTTCACCACCGACGTGCGCGAGGCCGAGCTGTTCCAGTCGGCGGTGGGCAGCGATTGCGGCATCGCCAACGTCAACATCGGCCCGAGCGGTGCGGAGATCGGCGGTGCCTTCGGGGGCGAGAAGGAAACCGGCGGTGGCCGCGAATCCGGCTCGGACGCCTGGAAGGCCTACATGCGCCGCCAGACCAACACGGTGAACTACTCCCACGAATTGCCGCTGGCCCAGGGCATCACCTTCGACTGA